A genomic window from Struthio camelus isolate bStrCam1 chromosome 2, bStrCam1.hap1, whole genome shotgun sequence includes:
- the ITGB1 gene encoding integrin beta-1 isoform X1: MAENNLNLLTWAGFLYCLIWSGFAQQGGSDCIKANAKSCGECIQAGPNCGWCKKTDFLQEGEPTSARCDDLAALKSKGCPIEDIENPRGSKQVLEDREVTNRKIGAAEKLKPEAITQIQPQKLVLKLRVGEPQTFSLKFKRAEDYPIDLYYLMDLSYSMKDDLENVKSLGTALMFEMEKITSDFRIGFGSFVEKTVMPYISTTPAKLRNPCTGDQNCTSPFSYKNVLSLTSEGNKFNELVGKQHISGNLDSPEGGFDAIMQVAVCGEQIGWRNVTRLLVFSTDAGFHFAGDGKLGGIVLPNDGKCHLENNMYTMSHYYDYPSIAHLVQKLSENNIQTIFAVTEEFQAVYKELKNLIPKSAVGTLSSNSSNVIQLIIDAYNSLSSEVILENSKLPKGVTISYKSYCKNGVNDTQEDGRKCSNISIGDEVKFEINVTANECPKKGQNETIKIKPLGFTEEVEINLQFVCECQCQSEGEANSPDCHGGNGTFECGACRCNEGRIGRLCECSTDEVNSEDMDAYCRRENSTEICSNNGECICGQCVCKKRENTNEVYSGKYCECDNFNCDRSNGLICGGNGICKCRVCECFPNFTGSACDCSLDTLPCMASNGQICNGRGTCECGTCNCTDPKFQGPTCEMCQTCLGVCAEHKDCVQCRAFNKGEKKETCSQECMHFNMTRVESRDKLPQPGQPDPLSHCKEKDVDDCWFYFTYSVNSNGEANVHVVETPECPSGPDIIPIVAGVVAGIVLIGLALLLIWKLLMIIHDRREFAKFEKEKMNAKWDTGENPIYKSAVTTVVNPKYEGK, encoded by the exons aataatttaaatTTGCTCACCTGGGCTGGATTCCTGTATTGCTTGATATGGAGTGGATTTGCTCAGCAAG GTGGCAGTGATTGCATAAAAGCTAATGCAAAATCATGTGGTGAGTGTATACAAGCAGGACCAAACTGTGGCTGGTGTAAAAAAACA GACTTTTTGCAAGAAGGAGAACCAACTTCTGCCCGATGTGATGACTTGGCAGCACTAAAGAGTAAAGGTTGCCCTATAGAAGATATAGAAAATCCCAGAGGTAGTAAACAGGTGCTTGAAGATAGAGAGGTAACAAATCGTAAGATAGGTGCTGCAGAAAAGCTGAAACCAGAGGCCATTACACAGATCCAGCCACAAAAATTAGTGCTGAAGCTAAGAGTTG GGGAGCcccaaacattttcattaaaatttaagaGAGCTGAAGATTACCCTATAGATCTTTATTATCTTATGGACCTCTCCTACTCCATGAAAGATGATTTAGAGAATGTGAAAAGTCTCGGAACTGCTCTgatgtttgaaatggaaaaaataacttcagaCTTTCGAATTG GCTTTGGCTCTTTTGTGGAAAAAACTGTGATGCCATATATAAGTACAACACCAGCCAAACTCAGAAATCCTTGTACGGGTGACCAGAACTGTACAAGTCCATTTAGCTATAAAAATGTGCTCAGCCTTACCAGTGAAGGAAATAAATTCAATGAACTTGTAGGTAAACAACACATTTCTGGCAATTTGGATTCTCCTGAAGGTGGATTTGATGCAATAATGCAAGTTGCGGTTTGTGGA GAACAAATTGGATGGAGAAATGTTACAAGACTGTTAGTGTTTTCCACGGATGCTGGATTTCATTTTGCAGGAGATGGTAAACTTGGTGGAATTGTTTTACCAAATGATGGGAAATGTCATCTGGAAAATAATATGTACACAATGAGCCACTATTAT GATTATCCCTCTATTGCTCATCTGGTGCAGAAGCTTAGTGAGAATAACATTCAGACAATTTTTGCTGTTACTGAAGAGTTTCAGGCAGTTTACAAG gaactgaaaaatctAATACCAAAATCAGCAGTGGGAACGTTGTCTTCAAACTCCAGCAATGTGATTCAGCTGATCATAGACGCATACAAC TCCCTTTCTTCAGAGGTTATCCTGGAAAACAGTAAGCTACCAAAAGGAGTGACAATCAGTTATAAATCTTACTGCAAAAATGGAGTGAATGATACacaagaagatggaagaaaatgttCTAACATTTCAATCGGAGATGAG GTTAAATTTGAGATTAATGTAACAGCTAATGAATGTCCAAAGAAAggacaaaatgaaacaattaaaattaaacCACTGGGTTTCACTGAAGAAGTGGAAATTAATCTCCAGTTCGTCTGTGAATGTCAGTGTCAAAGTGAAGGAGAAGCTAATAGTCCAGACTGCCATGGAGGAAATGGAACATTCGAATGTGGTGCGTGCAG ATGTAACGAAGGACGTATTGGAAGACTTTGTGAATGTAGTACGGATGAAGTAAATAGTGAGGATATGGATGCTTACTGTAGGAGGGAGAACAGTACAGAAATATGCAGTAACAACGGAGAATGCATTTGTGGACAATGTGTAtgcaagaagagagaaaacaccAATGAAGTGTATTCTGGCAAATATTGTGAATGCGATAACTTCAACTGTGATCGATCGAATGGTTTGATTTGTGGAG GAAACGGTATCTGCAAATGTAGAGTGTGTGAGTGTTTCCCCAACTTCACTGGCAGTGCTTGTGATTGCTCTTTGGATACTCTTCCATGTATGGCATCTAATGGGCAGATTTGCAATGGAAGAGGAACTTGTGAATGTGGAACTTGTAATTGTACAGATCCCAAATTCCAAGGCCCCACATGTGAAATGTGTCAGACTTGCCTTGGTGTCTGCGCGGAGCACAA GGACTGTGTTCAATGCAGAGCCTTCAataagggagaaaagaaggaaacatgTTCTCAGGAATGTATGCATTTCAACATGACACGGGTAGAAAGTCGAGACAAGTTGCCGCAGCCTGGACAGCCTGATCCGTTGTCTCACTGCAAAGAGAAGGATGTTGATGACTGCTGGTTCTACTTCACGTACTCTGTCAACTCCAATGGTGAAGCCAACGTCCATGTGGTGGAGACCCCAG AATGCCCCAGTGGCCCTGACATCATTCCCATTGTAGCTGGTGTGGTTGCTGGAATTGTTCTTATTGGACTTGCATTATTATTGATTTGGAAACTACTAATGATCATTCATGACAGAAGAGAATTTGCTAAATTTGAAAAGGAGAAGATGAATGCCAAGTGGGACACG ggtGAAAATCCTATTTACAAGAGTGCAGTGACAACTGTGGTCAATCCTAAATATGAGGGAAAATGA
- the ITGB1 gene encoding integrin beta-1 isoform X2: MDLSYSMKDDLENVKSLGTALMFEMEKITSDFRIGFGSFVEKTVMPYISTTPAKLRNPCTGDQNCTSPFSYKNVLSLTSEGNKFNELVGKQHISGNLDSPEGGFDAIMQVAVCGEQIGWRNVTRLLVFSTDAGFHFAGDGKLGGIVLPNDGKCHLENNMYTMSHYYDYPSIAHLVQKLSENNIQTIFAVTEEFQAVYKELKNLIPKSAVGTLSSNSSNVIQLIIDAYNSLSSEVILENSKLPKGVTISYKSYCKNGVNDTQEDGRKCSNISIGDEVKFEINVTANECPKKGQNETIKIKPLGFTEEVEINLQFVCECQCQSEGEANSPDCHGGNGTFECGACRCNEGRIGRLCECSTDEVNSEDMDAYCRRENSTEICSNNGECICGQCVCKKRENTNEVYSGKYCECDNFNCDRSNGLICGGNGICKCRVCECFPNFTGSACDCSLDTLPCMASNGQICNGRGTCECGTCNCTDPKFQGPTCEMCQTCLGVCAEHKDCVQCRAFNKGEKKETCSQECMHFNMTRVESRDKLPQPGQPDPLSHCKEKDVDDCWFYFTYSVNSNGEANVHVVETPECPSGPDIIPIVAGVVAGIVLIGLALLLIWKLLMIIHDRREFAKFEKEKMNAKWDTGENPIYKSAVTTVVNPKYEGK; encoded by the exons ATGGACCTCTCCTACTCCATGAAAGATGATTTAGAGAATGTGAAAAGTCTCGGAACTGCTCTgatgtttgaaatggaaaaaataacttcagaCTTTCGAATTG GCTTTGGCTCTTTTGTGGAAAAAACTGTGATGCCATATATAAGTACAACACCAGCCAAACTCAGAAATCCTTGTACGGGTGACCAGAACTGTACAAGTCCATTTAGCTATAAAAATGTGCTCAGCCTTACCAGTGAAGGAAATAAATTCAATGAACTTGTAGGTAAACAACACATTTCTGGCAATTTGGATTCTCCTGAAGGTGGATTTGATGCAATAATGCAAGTTGCGGTTTGTGGA GAACAAATTGGATGGAGAAATGTTACAAGACTGTTAGTGTTTTCCACGGATGCTGGATTTCATTTTGCAGGAGATGGTAAACTTGGTGGAATTGTTTTACCAAATGATGGGAAATGTCATCTGGAAAATAATATGTACACAATGAGCCACTATTAT GATTATCCCTCTATTGCTCATCTGGTGCAGAAGCTTAGTGAGAATAACATTCAGACAATTTTTGCTGTTACTGAAGAGTTTCAGGCAGTTTACAAG gaactgaaaaatctAATACCAAAATCAGCAGTGGGAACGTTGTCTTCAAACTCCAGCAATGTGATTCAGCTGATCATAGACGCATACAAC TCCCTTTCTTCAGAGGTTATCCTGGAAAACAGTAAGCTACCAAAAGGAGTGACAATCAGTTATAAATCTTACTGCAAAAATGGAGTGAATGATACacaagaagatggaagaaaatgttCTAACATTTCAATCGGAGATGAG GTTAAATTTGAGATTAATGTAACAGCTAATGAATGTCCAAAGAAAggacaaaatgaaacaattaaaattaaacCACTGGGTTTCACTGAAGAAGTGGAAATTAATCTCCAGTTCGTCTGTGAATGTCAGTGTCAAAGTGAAGGAGAAGCTAATAGTCCAGACTGCCATGGAGGAAATGGAACATTCGAATGTGGTGCGTGCAG ATGTAACGAAGGACGTATTGGAAGACTTTGTGAATGTAGTACGGATGAAGTAAATAGTGAGGATATGGATGCTTACTGTAGGAGGGAGAACAGTACAGAAATATGCAGTAACAACGGAGAATGCATTTGTGGACAATGTGTAtgcaagaagagagaaaacaccAATGAAGTGTATTCTGGCAAATATTGTGAATGCGATAACTTCAACTGTGATCGATCGAATGGTTTGATTTGTGGAG GAAACGGTATCTGCAAATGTAGAGTGTGTGAGTGTTTCCCCAACTTCACTGGCAGTGCTTGTGATTGCTCTTTGGATACTCTTCCATGTATGGCATCTAATGGGCAGATTTGCAATGGAAGAGGAACTTGTGAATGTGGAACTTGTAATTGTACAGATCCCAAATTCCAAGGCCCCACATGTGAAATGTGTCAGACTTGCCTTGGTGTCTGCGCGGAGCACAA GGACTGTGTTCAATGCAGAGCCTTCAataagggagaaaagaaggaaacatgTTCTCAGGAATGTATGCATTTCAACATGACACGGGTAGAAAGTCGAGACAAGTTGCCGCAGCCTGGACAGCCTGATCCGTTGTCTCACTGCAAAGAGAAGGATGTTGATGACTGCTGGTTCTACTTCACGTACTCTGTCAACTCCAATGGTGAAGCCAACGTCCATGTGGTGGAGACCCCAG AATGCCCCAGTGGCCCTGACATCATTCCCATTGTAGCTGGTGTGGTTGCTGGAATTGTTCTTATTGGACTTGCATTATTATTGATTTGGAAACTACTAATGATCATTCATGACAGAAGAGAATTTGCTAAATTTGAAAAGGAGAAGATGAATGCCAAGTGGGACACG ggtGAAAATCCTATTTACAAGAGTGCAGTGACAACTGTGGTCAATCCTAAATATGAGGGAAAATGA